TAATGATTACTCCAAATTTCATTCATAAGATCCTCAATACGAGAGAGTAATCTCTCCAAGCGTTTTATTTGGTTATGTTCATAGATCACCGATGTCAATAACCATTCCCAATCGGGGGAAATAATCCCATGCTCTATGGCTTGGGAACGGATTTCTCTCGCATAACATGTGTGCGTTAATTTATTATTCGTATAAGCGATTTTATTTGTCATTGAGCCACCTCTGAATATGGTTAATAGCTAAGTGCTCACTGGTGAGATACTCGCTATTTTCAAGTAAAATTTTATGTGCTACATGGTGCTTTTCGACACTTAACCAGGGTAGTAAATGATGTACTAAGTGATAGCCATCAAATCTAGGCATTAAAAGTGCGCTTAAAAAACGATTTTTTATAATGAAGTTTCTAGATTTATGTATTGAGCTATCATTATTCAGTAATCCGCCATGATCAAGAACATCAGTAAGATGTTTTTGAATTTGATAGAAATAGCAATACGGTACAATGAATAAAAATAGAAACCATAAAGGGAAGCTGAATAGTAAAAATGAAAGAGTCAATACATAGCTCAATCGCACAGCATTAGACCAAAAAGGGGCGTCACCATCATAAATAATGAAAAAAAAGGTGTCTTTAATTTGACGTAGAAATAGTGCTTGATGAACATGTCGTAAGACACGGCGGCGAGTCATTTTTTTATGAAGCCCATATTTACGGATTCCATTAAAATCCATATCTTTATCCATATCACCTAAATGTTTATGATGAGTTAGATGTTCTTTTCTTATCAATTTGAATTTTGAAAACTCGGCAATAGCGAAAATTTCCCCAAAAAACTCATTAAGTTTTTTATTTTTACAAAAACTGAAATGAATACATTCATGGGACATATTGTTTATGGCTCTAAACCGTGTGCCGATATAAATTGAAATAAATGGAAAGAGCATATAATAAAAGCTACTAAAAGTGACCGCGCAGCATACTGCGTAAGCAATAATCCATGGAATGACCATGTTACTAAAAGCAACTAAAAAAGCTTCAAACGTGCCTTTTTTAGTGTTTATTTTCTTTATTTTTTCGACGAGATACGCGTCCATTTCAACCTCCTAATCCATTAAATTTCTTTACAGTAGTTTTGTAAGTAAACAGCATAACAGTGAACATTATAACTGTGCTTAAGAGCAGGTATTTTATATTCCATTCATTTTTGTTTAGTAATAAGGACACCGGTAACGATGCTGAAAATGCCACTGGAATTATGAAAAGCATCCATTTCACTATTGATGTTGGATAAATTGCTATGGGAATAAATGAAAGCTCAAAAATCATCTCATGAAAGTAGTCAACAGGCATTTTTCTACTGGTTATAAAAGTAAAGAAATTAAATATCATAAAGAAGAAAAGGTTAATTAAAAAAACGCATAATAGAGATATAAAGAAATATCCCCAGCTCAGCGTAGGATTTAAAAGATTCGGTAATGTAACGAAGCTATATGCAAATAGTAAAGTAATTAAAAAATTGAGGATGTTAAGTGGTTTGCACCAACCGACAAGAACCATTACCCACACGGATACCGGTTTTGTGAGATAAACTTCTATTCTTCCTTCCGCAACATTTTCAAAGAAAGTTTCAATGGAGTTAGTAAAAATACTTAAGAGAAGGCCTAAGAGAATGAAAACAGTAAATATTAAATTAACTTCTTCTTTATTGTAAACACCCAAACCACCAGAAAATGATGATATTTGATCGATAAAAACAAACTGAATAAAATAATAACTTAGTGAAAGGATGAATTCACCCAACAAATTTGTGGTATATGCACACTGCCTTTTAACATTCATTCTGAAGTAATAAATTAAAATATTCATATTACCCACCTGCGCCGTTATAAACATTCATTCCTTTAAACCAAACAATACGAATAATTAAGAAAAACACAAAAATGTAAAATATGCCACCAATTAAAAAATGCAGAAAAACTGATTCCGCATATGTGGTCATATATTCGGCAGGTGCAGAAATAGTAAAATGATAGGGGTTGTACTTCATTAGCGGCATTAGCCAGTCAGGCCAAAATGATGGAGGTAAAAGTACACCGCCAAGAAGCGCTGAGCTAAATATACTAAATGAGAGTAAAATATTATATTCAATAACCCAGAAGCAAAGCAATGAAAGGCAGAAAGAAAGGAGAAAGCAGAGCAACTGAGAAATGATTATAATCATTATTACAGCTAAAAGTGTATATAAAAAAGAAACGTCTGCTTTTTCTGCCTCAAGAAAAGATAAATGTCTGATAAAAAACAATACTAACACTGGGATTGTATACAAAATGCTCTCACCGAAGAAAGTAAAGAATCTTTGGGCTAAATAATGAAATGGTTTAGTTAGCCAGACTTCCAACTCACCTTTTCTTATATGTCCAGAGAGAGTCCGAATCATATCATAACCATTATTCATACGAGATAACATTAATGCAAAAGCATAATAATAGATAATGTCATTAAAACTGAAGCTATTTATTTTTCCAGTTTGAGATGAAAATATTGAATTCCATAATATAAGTTGAATAATAAATGGTGAAACAGTCCCCATAAAGAAATCAGTAAAAAACATTGCTCTATCGTTAACGATAGTAAGTAATCCATTCCTTGAATAGAGGTACATGGAAAAGAGGGAGTTAGTTAAACTCTTTAAACTTAACACGTAGCATTTCCTCAAGTGAAGGTGTTGAAACAGAAAAAGCACAGCTCAGCTCGAATGTCAGCTCCCGTATGAATAGAGGGCAATCTGAACGTGAAAGAGAAATACTAAGCTCTAAGTCCTCATCCATAAATTCATTTATTTTAATGTTTACTGACGTTTTACTTGATATTTCTCGAATTTTTGATGCGACATAGCTTGGCTCTAATCCATTCCCACAAAATAATGTGATTGAAACAAGTGACGGGACAATTTTTTTTAATTCTTCAATGTTACCATGAAACTTATTTTTTCCGTTGTGTAGTAAAATTATTTCATCCACATAACCGTCGATATCGCCCATATCATGGCTTGTTATAATGTAGCTCACTCCTCTCTCATGCTTAAGTGATTTTAAAAGCTCTCGGATTTCATGTTTAGATGTAATATCTAAACCGATAGTCGGTTCGTCTAAAAATAATATTTTTGGTCTAAACGATAAGTTAAACGCAAGTTCGCTTTTAACTCGTTCTCCAAGGCTTAAAAGCCTCACCGGTTTATCCATCAGTTTTTTTAAATTTAGTAAGTCTAAAATCTCTCGTAAATCACGTTCAAAAGTGTCACGATCAATTCCATACATGGGTTGTACCATTTCTAAGCTGTTACGCAAAGGCAAGTCCCACCACAAGCAGTTTTTGTGACCAAAAACTACGCCTAAATTTTTAAAAATATCTTTCTTTTTTTTATATGGATCTGTATCTAAAACTCTAACGTCACCTAAATCTGCACGTTGAATTCCAGATAAAATTTTGATAAGTGTTGACTTCCCTGCGCCATTTGGACCGAGAATAGCCAAAGACTGCGCTTCATAAAGCTTAAAACTAAGATCTTCGATCACTTTATGTGATGTGTAAGTAGGCCGAATTAAGTCTTTGATTCGGCCGCTTACTCCAATACTATTGAATTTACTTCGATAAATTTTAGAAACATTTCTCAATTCTATCAGCGGAGCCGTCATTGCTTTACTCCTAATGTAACATTGTAATTCTCAATCACTTTTTTATATTCTCTATTAATAAGACTGGGTTTACCTGAAAAAATGAACATGCCTAAACAATCTTTATGATTATAGAATTCTCCACTGGCTATTTCGTCAATTTGTGCGATTTTAAATACTTTCAGTGAGGTTAATTCTTTTAAATTTGGAGTGGAAACATGAGTCACTTTTTTCGGTACTAAAGAAAGATGATCTTTAGGGTATAATAAGTAGGCATAACCAATGTCTTTATCTGTACAAACCAGCTTCGATACCACACCTAATTGTGCTGCTAAATGAATAAGTCTGAGATCAATACCGTAAGTATGTAAGATAGCATCTGTAATTGGCCCCCCTCCTGGGCGGAAAGCAATTTCAAGAAGCGATGGCTCTTCTATACCCTCAAATGCTTCAACATGGTAGACCCCATCTGGAAAAGTGAATGCACTTTTCAGTTTTTCAGTAAAAGGCAACCACATTGATTGAACTTCATTGTGCGGTACAGAAATGCCCCCTAAAACTTTACCTTTTAAGTAATCTAAAGGGCTACCTTGATATGCACCGACAGATATAAATACAATTTTTCCATAAAGCACAACGCAATCTATGTGAAAGATATCTTGACTATTATATTCTTCAATTAAAAACTGTCCTGCATCCATATCTCGATAATTATCGGAAACTCCTTTTAGCTCAGCAGGTAACTCCGATAAATTATAAATCACGGAAACACCGACAGCGCCAGCAAGAGAACGGGGCTTCAGCACTACGGGTAATTTAACTTTTTGCTGTAATACATCGCTCAGATGAAATTCCTCGGGGGTTGATATTTTATGATGTGAGGCAATAATTTTCATCAGTTGCTTGTCTCTAAACTTTCTTGCATCCTCACATTTTAAGCCTGGAAGCTTCAATCGTTCGCGGGCATAGGCTGATACGAAAAGAGAAAATTCATCATTCGAAATCACCTCATTTATCTGATGTAAGGCTAGAATTTTTTCTACAACTAAGGCAACGTCAGTATGAATAGCAAAATCTTTTATAACATAAATGTTATGACTTTCAATGATTTCTCCGGATACCGTAAAATCTTCGATGAGAAAAACAAATTCATATGATGCGATATTGTATTCTTTCTTCAAAGATTTGATCTTTTCCAAAATGTCTAGCTCGCATGAAACTAATAATATTTTTTTCATCATTGATTCAGCATTTATTGATTACAGTTCTTCTTTTATAACTTTTCTCAGGTGGAATCTGGTCAAGTTTTATCGGAAAAACAAAGACTTTATGTGTAAAAAGTTTGCTAAGATGATACTGAAAAGCTTCGAATACACTACTATCTTGATTGATATCTATATTATGGCAAACATAAAGTACTTCGACGCGGTCTGGGGCGAGTTGTACCACTCGGAACTCTTTAATATTGCTATTTTCTTGACAAAAGAAACGTTCAACCGCGTCCAGTATGCTGCCGGGTGGAATAGTTTTACCATCAAGTGTAGTAAGCCCTTGATCAGCCCTGCCGTGTAATTTTTTCAAACGTTTAAAATGACTCCCACAGGTGCAGCGACCTCCATTATCTTCCATTTCACAAAGATCGCCTTGCTCATATCGAATCATAGGCATTGCTTGATTCCATAAATCTGTACCTACAATTTCTCCTACTCCACTACCATCGTAGTTAATAACTTCTAAATGAACATCGTCTTCAACTACATGATAGTGTTTATCTATACATTGCATAGCCATAATATCGAGTTCTTCTGATGAGTATTCGTCCCTAACTGGAACTCTAAAAATACTTTCGTAACGATCTCGCTCTTCTTGTGTCGTAGTTTCTGAGTTCGTTGTTATTAATTCTACTCCATGTATGTCCAGCCTTTCACCCAGTACGGCTAATTGTTGGAGATAACTACCTATCGAAGAAATGACCTGTGGTCTTAGATACTTTATGTGTTTCATGGCATAAAAACCAGGGCAGTCCTGACTTAGAGTAAATACTCTATAATCTCCCAAAACTGATGTATGCCACCAAACGCAATAATGAATATTGTATATCCAGCGAGCGGGATCTAGCCTGCGGTCTGACATAAATTCAAACATGCGGTATTTATGTAGTATATCCAGGTTTGCACGATGCTGTGGCAATATTATCTGCACTTGCTTTCCTGAAGAGCCGGAGCTACTCATCCAACGACATTTGGATGGATCGTATTTATCAGATGGCATGCCAACTGGGAAATTTGCGATTACATCGTCTTTGTTAATAGTCGGCAATGACATAAAATCTTGGTAAGACCGTATTGCCCCCAGTTCGTAACCACACTTTTGATACTTATCGCGATAGAATGGCGAAGTCGTAAACGCCCAGTCTACTAAGGCGCTTAGTCTATCTAATTTCCATGCATCGAGTTTGTCGCGGTCAAGGGTGAGCCTTTCAATAAAGTCATTATATTCATTGTCCAGCAGTTCCTTCATTTCTGTTTGACGTTCAACGCTTTCAATTCCTAAAGGTTCAACCTCCGCATGTCGAATAATTGTTTGAATTCCACCATGATGTTCACGGACATTATAGATATCAGACATACGATTTCAGGCTTCCATTTCGTTTAACATCAAGTGTGGCACAGTGAAACGAACCACCGAATGTTTGAAAGTGTTTAAAAGGGCATAAAATGGTTTTAAATCCCCATTTATGAAACGCAGACCGTAACAACTCTTCGTCTTTTTCCACAATAACGGTTCTTTCATCAAGCATCAGAACATTTGTATGAATCCATTTTGATGTCATGAAAAGAGGATGCGAATCATCGAGTGTTGAGGGCGGCGGGGTAAGTATTTCCCAGTCTTTAAAAATGTCTGGGATTTTTGAAACCCAGGCCTTATTTACTAAAACTTTTCCAGGCGCTAATGGAAGAATTGTTGTATCAATATGCATTGGAGATGCATCATCAAACTCATATATGTGAATTCGATAATCTTCACCAAGCGTTCTACGCAGCCACTCAATTCCTTTGTTATTAGTAACATGGCTTCGTTGTCCAATAATATCTTTGCCCATTTTCATAAAATCAGCCGCGTCAAAAACAGGTTCTGATTCGTTGATCACTGAGCTAAATTTTTCCTCTTGCTCACAATCATGATCAGGTTTCCAAAGCGAGTCTTTAAGCATTGGTTTTGGGGCGGCCAGCCATTCAGCTCCATTAGAAAAATAATCATTCAGGATTTCTCGAAAAGAAAACGTTTCAAAATACCGACTTCTCCATGCCATCGGCACTTCGATGATCTTTTTACCTACTGCAAATAAGCAATCACGAGGCATTGCAGAATAAAAACCACCACCAGTAGTGAAATGTGGTGTCATAATAGTTTTGTGATGGTTTACTTGTTCTGGCCTACGGACTCTTACTCCTTCACTCTTAAGAATATCAGCCAATTGATTGACTTCTTTTTTGGCTAGATTAATGAGTTCTTCAGGGAAACGCCCTGCGGCATTCTCCTTAAAAAAATTTTTTGATTTTTTTGGGATGACGGCATCAAGCCCGGCATCCCATTCAGGAATGCGTATATCATCTATGATACCAACGATGACTTCTTCAAGTGGATCCCATTCGGTATAAACTTCTACGGGACTTTTATTCGAATAAAATTGAGGAACTTCCTCTGTTTGAAAATCCATTTTCACTCCAATAATTAGTTATTGTTGCGTAAAGTAAACGGTACTATTGTAGATTTGATTATTGATTGGCTATCAATAAATTTCGGTTTATATGAAAGTTTGTTTAGTTTTTCTATCATTCTTTCAGCAGCGTTATTACATTCAAAGTTAGATCCTACTAGCCAAACCCAGTTTTGCTCTTCCATTTCAAAAAAAACTGTACTCTTAAAGCTAGATTGATATCTTTTAAGGGAATTACGTAAAGTGTTATTCCTCCACCAAGTAGTACATCCCGCTTGAGAGATAAATACACCTTCTTCAGATAGAAGACTTATGATTTTTTCATTAAACGTAGAAGTATACAGACGATTCTGTTGTGCAGAATCTTCTTGCTCATCAGGCAGGTCTAATATAATGATGTCGTACTTATCATTCCTCTTTGCTGCCTCCTCTATGAATTTGTATCCATCATCGATTATAAGATGGATGGGACCTTTTTTTTCTTTATATAATCTGACTTCTTCACTACTATAACCGTAAGGTAAGTATTTGGCACAAGCTTCTACACATTCAGCATCAATGTCTACATGGGTAACTTTTTTGGCTCCCAATTCAAGAGCGAGTTTGCTAATTACGCCTTCACTCGAACCAATAACTAATACGTTTTCAATTTTTCCGCAAAACAAAGCTGCTGGAATAATTTGTCCCTCATGATAAATAAGTTGTGATTCTTCGACGCTTTGTCTTTCATTATTGCAAAACAGGCTTATACCTTGTCCCGTCTTAGCTATTACCATCGACTGATAAGGTGTTTCTTTTTCAAATATAATTTCGTCGAGATCCCATACACGGCTAACACC
This is a stretch of genomic DNA from Brenneria rubrifaciens. It encodes these proteins:
- a CDS encoding ATP-grasp domain-containing protein, encoding MMKKILLVSCELDILEKIKSLKKEYNIASYEFVFLIEDFTVSGEIIESHNIYVIKDFAIHTDVALVVEKILALHQINEVISNDEFSLFVSAYARERLKLPGLKCEDARKFRDKQLMKIIASHHKISTPEEFHLSDVLQQKVKLPVVLKPRSLAGAVGVSVIYNLSELPAELKGVSDNYRDMDAGQFLIEEYNSQDIFHIDCVVLYGKIVFISVGAYQGSPLDYLKGKVLGGISVPHNEVQSMWLPFTEKLKSAFTFPDGVYHVEAFEGIEEPSLLEIAFRPGGGPITDAILHTYGIDLRLIHLAAQLGVVSKLVCTDKDIGYAYLLYPKDHLSLVPKKVTHVSTPNLKELTSLKVFKIAQIDEIASGEFYNHKDCLGMFIFSGKPSLINREYKKVIENYNVTLGVKQ
- a CDS encoding phenylacetate--CoA ligase family protein → MSDIYNVREHHGGIQTIIRHAEVEPLGIESVERQTEMKELLDNEYNDFIERLTLDRDKLDAWKLDRLSALVDWAFTTSPFYRDKYQKCGYELGAIRSYQDFMSLPTINKDDVIANFPVGMPSDKYDPSKCRWMSSSGSSGKQVQIILPQHRANLDILHKYRMFEFMSDRRLDPARWIYNIHYCVWWHTSVLGDYRVFTLSQDCPGFYAMKHIKYLRPQVISSIGSYLQQLAVLGERLDIHGVELITTNSETTTQEERDRYESIFRVPVRDEYSSEELDIMAMQCIDKHYHVVEDDVHLEVINYDGSGVGEIVGTDLWNQAMPMIRYEQGDLCEMEDNGGRCTCGSHFKRLKKLHGRADQGLTTLDGKTIPPGSILDAVERFFCQENSNIKEFRVVQLAPDRVEVLYVCHNIDINQDSSVFEAFQYHLSKLFTHKVFVFPIKLDQIPPEKSYKRRTVINKC
- a CDS encoding fatty acid desaturase family protein — its product is MDAYLVEKIKKINTKKGTFEAFLVAFSNMVIPWIIAYAVCCAVTFSSFYYMLFPFISIYIGTRFRAINNMSHECIHFSFCKNKKLNEFFGEIFAIAEFSKFKLIRKEHLTHHKHLGDMDKDMDFNGIRKYGLHKKMTRRRVLRHVHQALFLRQIKDTFFFIIYDGDAPFWSNAVRLSYVLTLSFLLFSFPLWFLFLFIVPYCYFYQIQKHLTDVLDHGGLLNNDSSIHKSRNFIIKNRFLSALLMPRFDGYHLVHHLLPWLSVEKHHVAHKILLENSEYLTSEHLAINHIQRWLNDK
- a CDS encoding ATP-binding cassette domain-containing protein; amino-acid sequence: MTAPLIELRNVSKIYRSKFNSIGVSGRIKDLIRPTYTSHKVIEDLSFKLYEAQSLAILGPNGAGKSTLIKILSGIQRADLGDVRVLDTDPYKKKKDIFKNLGVVFGHKNCLWWDLPLRNSLEMVQPMYGIDRDTFERDLREILDLLNLKKLMDKPVRLLSLGERVKSELAFNLSFRPKILFLDEPTIGLDITSKHEIRELLKSLKHERGVSYIITSHDMGDIDGYVDEIILLHNGKNKFHGNIEELKKIVPSLVSITLFCGNGLEPSYVASKIREISSKTSVNIKINEFMDEDLELSISLSRSDCPLFIRELTFELSCAFSVSTPSLEEMLRVKFKEFN
- a CDS encoding ABC-2 family transporter protein, translating into MNILIYYFRMNVKRQCAYTTNLLGEFILSLSYYFIQFVFIDQISSFSGGLGVYNKEEVNLIFTVFILLGLLLSIFTNSIETFFENVAEGRIEVYLTKPVSVWVMVLVGWCKPLNILNFLITLLFAYSFVTLPNLLNPTLSWGYFFISLLCVFLINLFFFMIFNFFTFITSRKMPVDYFHEMIFELSFIPIAIYPTSIVKWMLFIIPVAFSASLPVSLLLNKNEWNIKYLLLSTVIMFTVMLFTYKTTVKKFNGLGG
- a CDS encoding spermidine synthase, whose translation is MIEKIIEPIGKGVSRVWDLDEIIFEKETPYQSMVIAKTGQGISLFCNNERQSVEESQLIYHEGQIIPAALFCGKIENVLVIGSSEGVISKLALELGAKKVTHVDIDAECVEACAKYLPYGYSSEEVRLYKEKKGPIHLIIDDGYKFIEEAAKRNDKYDIIILDLPDEQEDSAQQNRLYTSTFNEKIISLLSEEGVFISQAGCTTWWRNNTLRNSLKRYQSSFKSTVFFEMEEQNWVWLVGSNFECNNAAERMIEKLNKLSYKPKFIDSQSIIKSTIVPFTLRNNN
- a CDS encoding amidinotransferase; this translates as MDFQTEEVPQFYSNKSPVEVYTEWDPLEEVIVGIIDDIRIPEWDAGLDAVIPKKSKNFFKENAAGRFPEELINLAKKEVNQLADILKSEGVRVRRPEQVNHHKTIMTPHFTTGGGFYSAMPRDCLFAVGKKIIEVPMAWRSRYFETFSFREILNDYFSNGAEWLAAPKPMLKDSLWKPDHDCEQEEKFSSVINESEPVFDAADFMKMGKDIIGQRSHVTNNKGIEWLRRTLGEDYRIHIYEFDDASPMHIDTTILPLAPGKVLVNKAWVSKIPDIFKDWEILTPPPSTLDDSHPLFMTSKWIHTNVLMLDERTVIVEKDEELLRSAFHKWGFKTILCPFKHFQTFGGSFHCATLDVKRNGSLKSYV
- a CDS encoding ABC-2 family transporter protein, with the protein product MLSLKSLTNSLFSMYLYSRNGLLTIVNDRAMFFTDFFMGTVSPFIIQLILWNSIFSSQTGKINSFSFNDIIYYYAFALMLSRMNNGYDMIRTLSGHIRKGELEVWLTKPFHYLAQRFFTFFGESILYTIPVLVLFFIRHLSFLEAEKADVSFLYTLLAVIMIIIISQLLCFLLSFCLSLLCFWVIEYNILLSFSIFSSALLGGVLLPPSFWPDWLMPLMKYNPYHFTISAPAEYMTTYAESVFLHFLIGGIFYIFVFFLIIRIVWFKGMNVYNGAGG